A DNA window from Hoplias malabaricus isolate fHopMal1 chromosome 5, fHopMal1.hap1, whole genome shotgun sequence contains the following coding sequences:
- the LOC136696339 gene encoding uncharacterized protein isoform X3 — MATLHGHTFKTIDGLFHDIQAHSTCPFCRKSDECTQDHISKKHLKSFHSAMFCGQVKDLKRSHWHCFKCGQILQRLPSFKIHLQKHGCILNEDSQEQFTEKKPERSEERENCPQKQSGEDSFKCTFCQSSFARAGSLRRHQKERHEKQTDPIYCVDVEKGIFITAKSSRGQRIPIHVQKSTTSQVIGCEVEECREYMTLAKASGMPGLECEHFRRVPHAHPYVAPQTLKHGSIDLMHEKGLISSSRKEECWYCLCKATKKQYRCIHIYLSMWWLYQEREDLLVECTQSASEGDSFEEEEEDADICLERKDGLTKKQIVDMTTYLWQMKRIPENLPQELKIRVSPLPARFEPTETTCPYCPGPTPPGLTEMVIVTKNAIIYDLESIQKGVTVCVKKCLICRTPVRFQDFTTGFHNLNITDNRILLTIRFCSMMTSALKSNTAIGRFFFYDGGPPKREDTSQHAEKSRLPFLGND; from the exons ATGGCGACATTGCACG gacacacatttaaaacaattgATGGGCTGTTTCATGACATCCAGGCTCACAGTACTTGTCCTTTCTGTAGAAAGAGTGATGAGTGCACCCAGGACCACATCTCTAAAAAACATCTTaa ATCTTTTCACAGTGCCATGTTTTGTGGACAAGTTAAAGACTTAAAAAGAAGTCATTGgcactgttttaaatgtggacaaATTTTGCAAAGACTACCCTCTTTCAAAATCCATTTGCAAAAACATG GATGCATTCTGAATGAAGATTCTCAGGAACAGTTCACTGAAA aAAAGCCAGAGAgaagtgaagagagagaaaactgtccacagaagCAATCTGGTGAGGACAGTTTTAAATGTACCTTCTGTCAATCATCATTTGCAAGAGCTGGAAGCCTCAGAAGGCATCAAAAAGAGAGACATGAAAAACAGACAGACCCAATATACTGTGTAGATGTAGAGAAGGGCATTTTCATAACAGCCAAAAGTAGCAGAGGCCAGAGGATACCAATACATGTCCAAAAAAGTACCACATCGCAGGTTATTGGGTGTGAAGTGGAAGAGTGCAGGGAGTACATGACTCTGGCAAAAGCAAGTGGAATGCCAGGTCTCGAGTGTGAACATTTCAGAAGAGTCCCACATGCACATCCATATGTGGCCCCACAAACCCTGAAACATGGATCTATTGACTTAATGCATGAAAAAGGCTTAATTTCCAGTTCTAGGAAAGAGGAGTGCTGGTATTGCCTTTGTAAAGCCACCAAGAAACAGTACCGATGTATTCACATCTATTTGAGTATGTGGTGGCTTTATCAAGAGAGAGAGGATTTGTTGGTTGAATGTACCCAATCAGCCAGTGAGGGAGACAGTtttgaagaggaggaggaggatgcaGACATTTGTTTGGAGAGAAAAGATGGCCTCACAAAAAAACAGATAGTAGACATGACCACATATCTCTGGCAGATGAAAAGAATACCTGAGAATTTGCCACAGGAATTAAAGATTCGGGTCAGTCCTCTGCCAGCGAGGTTTGAGCCTACAGAAACAACATGTCCATACTGCCCTGGGCCAACGCCACCTGGCCTCACAGAAATGGTGATTGTTACCAAAAATGCAATCATCTATGACCTAGAATCTATTCAGAAAG gtgtcactgtgtgtgtgaaaaagtgcCTGATCTGCAGGACTCCTGTAAGATTTCAGGACTTCACAACGGGATTTCATAATTTAAACATAACAGATAACAGAATTCTTTTGACTATCCGTTTCTGTTCAATGATGACATCAGCCCTCAAG TCAAACACAGCTATCGgacgtttttttttctatgatgGAGGACCTCCTAAACGTGAAGATACATCACAACACGCTGAGAAAAGCCGCCTTCCATTTTTGGGCAATGACTAG
- the LOC136696339 gene encoding uncharacterized protein isoform X1: protein MATLHGHTFKTIDGLFHDIQAHSTCPFCRKSDECTQDHISKKHLKSFHSAMFCGQVKDLKRSHWHCFKCGQILQRLPSFKIHLQKHGCILNEDSQEQFTEKKPERSEERENCPQKQSGEDSFKCTFCQSSFARAGSLRRHQKERHEKQTDPIYCVDVEKGIFITAKSSRGQRIPIHVQKSTTSQVIGCEVEECREYMTLAKASGMPGLECEHFRRVPHAHPYVAPQTLKHGSIDLMHEKGLISSSRKEECWYCLCKATKKQYRCIHIYLSMWWLYQEREDLLVECTQSASEGDSFEEEEEDADICLERKDGLTKKQIVDMTTYLWQMKRIPENLPQELKIRVSPLPARFEPTETTCPYCPGPTPPGLTEMVIVTKNAIIYDLESIQKGVTVCVKKCLICRTPVRFQDFTTGFHNLNITDNRILLTIRFCSMMTSALKDLLNVKIHHNTLRKAAFHFWAMTSYHYDFSCVRCGHEPPVLIADANWKVAFDLPGKPFLHYFVREKGIYFFVVFC from the exons ATGGCGACATTGCACG gacacacatttaaaacaattgATGGGCTGTTTCATGACATCCAGGCTCACAGTACTTGTCCTTTCTGTAGAAAGAGTGATGAGTGCACCCAGGACCACATCTCTAAAAAACATCTTaa ATCTTTTCACAGTGCCATGTTTTGTGGACAAGTTAAAGACTTAAAAAGAAGTCATTGgcactgttttaaatgtggacaaATTTTGCAAAGACTACCCTCTTTCAAAATCCATTTGCAAAAACATG GATGCATTCTGAATGAAGATTCTCAGGAACAGTTCACTGAAA aAAAGCCAGAGAgaagtgaagagagagaaaactgtccacagaagCAATCTGGTGAGGACAGTTTTAAATGTACCTTCTGTCAATCATCATTTGCAAGAGCTGGAAGCCTCAGAAGGCATCAAAAAGAGAGACATGAAAAACAGACAGACCCAATATACTGTGTAGATGTAGAGAAGGGCATTTTCATAACAGCCAAAAGTAGCAGAGGCCAGAGGATACCAATACATGTCCAAAAAAGTACCACATCGCAGGTTATTGGGTGTGAAGTGGAAGAGTGCAGGGAGTACATGACTCTGGCAAAAGCAAGTGGAATGCCAGGTCTCGAGTGTGAACATTTCAGAAGAGTCCCACATGCACATCCATATGTGGCCCCACAAACCCTGAAACATGGATCTATTGACTTAATGCATGAAAAAGGCTTAATTTCCAGTTCTAGGAAAGAGGAGTGCTGGTATTGCCTTTGTAAAGCCACCAAGAAACAGTACCGATGTATTCACATCTATTTGAGTATGTGGTGGCTTTATCAAGAGAGAGAGGATTTGTTGGTTGAATGTACCCAATCAGCCAGTGAGGGAGACAGTtttgaagaggaggaggaggatgcaGACATTTGTTTGGAGAGAAAAGATGGCCTCACAAAAAAACAGATAGTAGACATGACCACATATCTCTGGCAGATGAAAAGAATACCTGAGAATTTGCCACAGGAATTAAAGATTCGGGTCAGTCCTCTGCCAGCGAGGTTTGAGCCTACAGAAACAACATGTCCATACTGCCCTGGGCCAACGCCACCTGGCCTCACAGAAATGGTGATTGTTACCAAAAATGCAATCATCTATGACCTAGAATCTATTCAGAAAG gtgtcactgtgtgtgtgaaaaagtgcCTGATCTGCAGGACTCCTGTAAGATTTCAGGACTTCACAACGGGATTTCATAATTTAAACATAACAGATAACAGAATTCTTTTGACTATCCGTTTCTGTTCAATGATGACATCAGCCCTCAAG GACCTCCTAAACGTGAAGATACATCACAACACGCTGAGAAAAGCCGCCTTCCATTTTTGGGCAATGACTAGTTATCACTATGACTTCTCTTGTGTACGCTGTGGCCATGAACCACCTGTTTTAATTGCTGATGCCAATTGGAAAGTGGCCTTTGACTTGCCTGGTAAGCCATTTTTACATTACTTTGTAAGGGAAAAGgggatatatttttttgttgttttttgctaA
- the LOC136696339 gene encoding uncharacterized protein isoform X2: protein MATLHGHTFKTIDGLFHDIQAHSTCPFCRKSDECTQDHISKKHLKSFHSAMFCGQVKDLKRSHWHCFKCGQILQRLPSFKIHLQKHGCILNEDSQEQFTEKKPERSEERENCPQKQSGEDSFKCTFCQSSFARAGSLRRHQKERHEKQTDPIYCVDVEKGIFITAKSSRGQRIPIHVQKSTTSQVIGCEVEECREYMTLAKASGMPGLECEHFRRVPHAHPYVAPQTLKHGSIDLMHEKGLISSSRKEECWYCLCKATKKQYRCIHIYLSMWWLYQEREDLLVECTQSASEGDSFEEEEEDADICLERKDGLTKKQIVDMTTYLWQMKRIPENLPQELKIRVSPLPARFEPTETTCPYCPGPTPPGLTEMVIVTKNAIIYDLESIQKGVTVCVKKCLICRTPVRFQDFTTGFHNLNITDNRILLTIRFCSMMTSALKDLLNVKIHHNTLRKAAFHFWAMTSYHYDFSCVRCGHEPPVLIADANWKVAFDLPASTVSEQFT from the exons ATGGCGACATTGCACG gacacacatttaaaacaattgATGGGCTGTTTCATGACATCCAGGCTCACAGTACTTGTCCTTTCTGTAGAAAGAGTGATGAGTGCACCCAGGACCACATCTCTAAAAAACATCTTaa ATCTTTTCACAGTGCCATGTTTTGTGGACAAGTTAAAGACTTAAAAAGAAGTCATTGgcactgttttaaatgtggacaaATTTTGCAAAGACTACCCTCTTTCAAAATCCATTTGCAAAAACATG GATGCATTCTGAATGAAGATTCTCAGGAACAGTTCACTGAAA aAAAGCCAGAGAgaagtgaagagagagaaaactgtccacagaagCAATCTGGTGAGGACAGTTTTAAATGTACCTTCTGTCAATCATCATTTGCAAGAGCTGGAAGCCTCAGAAGGCATCAAAAAGAGAGACATGAAAAACAGACAGACCCAATATACTGTGTAGATGTAGAGAAGGGCATTTTCATAACAGCCAAAAGTAGCAGAGGCCAGAGGATACCAATACATGTCCAAAAAAGTACCACATCGCAGGTTATTGGGTGTGAAGTGGAAGAGTGCAGGGAGTACATGACTCTGGCAAAAGCAAGTGGAATGCCAGGTCTCGAGTGTGAACATTTCAGAAGAGTCCCACATGCACATCCATATGTGGCCCCACAAACCCTGAAACATGGATCTATTGACTTAATGCATGAAAAAGGCTTAATTTCCAGTTCTAGGAAAGAGGAGTGCTGGTATTGCCTTTGTAAAGCCACCAAGAAACAGTACCGATGTATTCACATCTATTTGAGTATGTGGTGGCTTTATCAAGAGAGAGAGGATTTGTTGGTTGAATGTACCCAATCAGCCAGTGAGGGAGACAGTtttgaagaggaggaggaggatgcaGACATTTGTTTGGAGAGAAAAGATGGCCTCACAAAAAAACAGATAGTAGACATGACCACATATCTCTGGCAGATGAAAAGAATACCTGAGAATTTGCCACAGGAATTAAAGATTCGGGTCAGTCCTCTGCCAGCGAGGTTTGAGCCTACAGAAACAACATGTCCATACTGCCCTGGGCCAACGCCACCTGGCCTCACAGAAATGGTGATTGTTACCAAAAATGCAATCATCTATGACCTAGAATCTATTCAGAAAG gtgtcactgtgtgtgtgaaaaagtgcCTGATCTGCAGGACTCCTGTAAGATTTCAGGACTTCACAACGGGATTTCATAATTTAAACATAACAGATAACAGAATTCTTTTGACTATCCGTTTCTGTTCAATGATGACATCAGCCCTCAAG GACCTCCTAAACGTGAAGATACATCACAACACGCTGAGAAAAGCCGCCTTCCATTTTTGGGCAATGACTAGTTATCACTATGACTTCTCTTGTGTACGCTGTGGCCATGAACCACCTGTTTTAATTGCTGATGCCAATTGGAAAGTGGCCTTTGACTTGCCTG CATCTACAGTTTCTGAACAGTTTACCTGA
- the LOC136696339 gene encoding uncharacterized protein isoform X4, protein MFCGQVKDLKRSHWHCFKCGQILQRLPSFKIHLQKHGCILNEDSQEQFTEKKPERSEERENCPQKQSGEDSFKCTFCQSSFARAGSLRRHQKERHEKQTDPIYCVDVEKGIFITAKSSRGQRIPIHVQKSTTSQVIGCEVEECREYMTLAKASGMPGLECEHFRRVPHAHPYVAPQTLKHGSIDLMHEKGLISSSRKEECWYCLCKATKKQYRCIHIYLSMWWLYQEREDLLVECTQSASEGDSFEEEEEDADICLERKDGLTKKQIVDMTTYLWQMKRIPENLPQELKIRVSPLPARFEPTETTCPYCPGPTPPGLTEMVIVTKNAIIYDLESIQKGVTVCVKKCLICRTPVRFQDFTTGFHNLNITDNRILLTIRFCSMMTSALKDLLNVKIHHNTLRKAAFHFWAMTSYHYDFSCVRCGHEPPVLIADANWKVAFDLPGKPFLHYFVREKGIYFFVVFC, encoded by the exons ATGTTTTGTGGACAAGTTAAAGACTTAAAAAGAAGTCATTGgcactgttttaaatgtggacaaATTTTGCAAAGACTACCCTCTTTCAAAATCCATTTGCAAAAACATG GATGCATTCTGAATGAAGATTCTCAGGAACAGTTCACTGAAA aAAAGCCAGAGAgaagtgaagagagagaaaactgtccacagaagCAATCTGGTGAGGACAGTTTTAAATGTACCTTCTGTCAATCATCATTTGCAAGAGCTGGAAGCCTCAGAAGGCATCAAAAAGAGAGACATGAAAAACAGACAGACCCAATATACTGTGTAGATGTAGAGAAGGGCATTTTCATAACAGCCAAAAGTAGCAGAGGCCAGAGGATACCAATACATGTCCAAAAAAGTACCACATCGCAGGTTATTGGGTGTGAAGTGGAAGAGTGCAGGGAGTACATGACTCTGGCAAAAGCAAGTGGAATGCCAGGTCTCGAGTGTGAACATTTCAGAAGAGTCCCACATGCACATCCATATGTGGCCCCACAAACCCTGAAACATGGATCTATTGACTTAATGCATGAAAAAGGCTTAATTTCCAGTTCTAGGAAAGAGGAGTGCTGGTATTGCCTTTGTAAAGCCACCAAGAAACAGTACCGATGTATTCACATCTATTTGAGTATGTGGTGGCTTTATCAAGAGAGAGAGGATTTGTTGGTTGAATGTACCCAATCAGCCAGTGAGGGAGACAGTtttgaagaggaggaggaggatgcaGACATTTGTTTGGAGAGAAAAGATGGCCTCACAAAAAAACAGATAGTAGACATGACCACATATCTCTGGCAGATGAAAAGAATACCTGAGAATTTGCCACAGGAATTAAAGATTCGGGTCAGTCCTCTGCCAGCGAGGTTTGAGCCTACAGAAACAACATGTCCATACTGCCCTGGGCCAACGCCACCTGGCCTCACAGAAATGGTGATTGTTACCAAAAATGCAATCATCTATGACCTAGAATCTATTCAGAAAG gtgtcactgtgtgtgtgaaaaagtgcCTGATCTGCAGGACTCCTGTAAGATTTCAGGACTTCACAACGGGATTTCATAATTTAAACATAACAGATAACAGAATTCTTTTGACTATCCGTTTCTGTTCAATGATGACATCAGCCCTCAAG GACCTCCTAAACGTGAAGATACATCACAACACGCTGAGAAAAGCCGCCTTCCATTTTTGGGCAATGACTAGTTATCACTATGACTTCTCTTGTGTACGCTGTGGCCATGAACCACCTGTTTTAATTGCTGATGCCAATTGGAAAGTGGCCTTTGACTTGCCTGGTAAGCCATTTTTACATTACTTTGTAAGGGAAAAGgggatatatttttttgttgttttttgctaA